A stretch of DNA from Yoonia sp. BS5-3:
ACCGCGCAGCGATGATAAGGTCGGTCTGCGTGCCGATCTTCAACGTGTACGAAGGTCAGATAGGTCTCTTGTGCCGCTTTCAGGGTGAACCCGTTTTCCCAATGATCGGTTTCCAGATAGCCGACATGTGCCAATAGCGGCGTCCAAAAGGCGCGCGACAGTGCCAAGTCAGAGACGTAGATTTCCACGTGATGCAGCATTGGTTCGGATCTCGTTACGGGCAGTCTTAGGCTAGCATGCCCGGCCCACCTGCACCACGCTGGTAGCAGCTGCCCGCAGCTTTAGGCGAAAAGCCCCTCTGGGGGGGCCGCGATTATCCGTTTTGTGGCCAGATCTACAGTAGGTACAATCGCCTTAGTAAACGGCAGCAGGACCGTTTCCGATTGGCCAACAGGTAAAATCTCAAGTAGATCACCGGCGCCGTGGTCCATGACGTTTTTGACGGTCCCAAGCTGCACGCCGCCTGTGTCCAGCACCGTCAAGCCAATCAGATCGGCGTAATAGTATTCATCATCGGGCAGCGTTGGCATCGCATCCCGGTCGGCGTAAAGGGCGACGTTGCGCAGCGCATCGGCCTCTTCTTTGGTGACGATCCCATCAACACGGGCGGTAAAGCCGCCCTTCAGCTGGCCGGTCAGCACGATCTGGGCAAAGCTTTTGCCGTCTTCGGTATAAAGCGGTGTATAATCGGCGATTGCTGCGGGGTCGGCGCAAAAGGACTTCAGACGCACCTCGCCAT
This window harbors:
- a CDS encoding VOC family protein produces the protein MLHHVEIYVSDLALSRAFWTPLLAHVGYLETDHWENGFTLKAAQETYLTFVHVEDRHADRPYHRCAVGLNHLAFTVPDRAGVDTLHQFCVEQNISRLYEDRYPFANGGSDYYALFIEDPDRIKVEFVAKG
- the rimM gene encoding ribosome maturation factor RimM (Essential for efficient processing of 16S rRNA) — protein: MAERVQVGSLGGAFGVHGEVRLKSFCADPAAIADYTPLYTEDGKSFAQIVLTGQLKGGFTARVDGIVTKEEADALRNVALYADRDAMPTLPDDEYYYADLIGLTVLDTGGVQLGTVKNVMDHGAGDLLEILPVGQSETVLLPFTKAIVPTVDLATKRIIAAPPEGLFA